A region of Candidatus Hadarchaeales archaeon DNA encodes the following proteins:
- a CDS encoding ATP-binding cassette domain-containing protein codes for MNEVIKAEGLTKIFNRNVIAVDHISFSVLDGEIFGFLGPNGAGKTTTINMLITILRPTEGTASVLGYDIVKQAEMVRKVIGVVPQEYTADEDLTGWENLMLCADLYGIPKDIARQRGEELMELVELTKFKDRKVETYSGGMRRRLELACGLINRPKILFLDEPTLGLDIQTRNAIWDYIRQLKKEYGMTIFLTTHYLEEADALCDRIAIIDKGKIAVIGNPGELKKSLGGDMITLVLGEDADATEVIRQIEHVKDVWREDKTYWIKSELGRTTLPQIIETLRQKNFTVKKISLAEPSLNEVYLSYTGRSLRDSAESGEDARRLRMIMRRARA; via the coding sequence ATGAACGAAGTCATAAAAGCAGAAGGACTCACCAAGATCTTCAACAGAAACGTCATAGCTGTCGACCACATAAGTTTCAGCGTCCTGGATGGGGAAATCTTCGGTTTTCTAGGCCCAAATGGAGCAGGAAAAACAACCACGATAAACATGCTCATAACCATCCTCAGACCAACCGAGGGTACAGCATCCGTCTTGGGCTATGACATAGTAAAACAGGCGGAGATGGTCAGGAAGGTCATCGGCGTAGTCCCACAGGAGTACACAGCTGATGAAGATCTGACTGGATGGGAAAACCTGATGCTCTGCGCCGACTTGTACGGAATTCCAAAGGATATCGCAAGACAAAGAGGAGAAGAACTCATGGAACTCGTCGAACTCACAAAATTCAAAGACAGAAAGGTGGAGACCTACTCCGGAGGCATGAGAAGAAGGCTGGAGCTCGCATGCGGGCTGATAAACAGACCAAAAATCCTATTCCTTGACGAACCGACGCTTGGGTTAGACATACAGACGAGAAACGCGATCTGGGATTACATCAGACAGCTCAAAAAGGAATATGGAATGACGATTTTCCTGACGACGCACTATTTGGAAGAAGCCGACGCCCTCTGCGACAGAATAGCGATAATCGACAAGGGTAAGATAGCCGTCATCGGAAACCCGGGTGAGCTGAAGAAAAGTTTGGGAGGAGACATGATAACTCTGGTGCTGGGCGAGGATGCCGATGCCACAGAAGTCATCAGACAAATTGAACACGTCAAGGATGTCTGGAGAGAGGACAAAACATACTGGATCAAGAGCGAGCTCGGGAGGACCACGCTTCCCCAAATCATAGAAACGCTCAGACAGAAGAACTTCACTGTAAAGAAAATTTCACTCGCCGAGCCCAGTTTGAACGAAGTCTATCTATCCTACACTGGGAGATCTTTGAGAGACTCGGCGGAATCCGGAGAGGACGCACGCAGATTGAGGATGATCATGAGGAGAGCGAGAGCATGA